The proteins below come from a single Chrysoperla carnea chromosome 1, inChrCarn1.1, whole genome shotgun sequence genomic window:
- the LOC123290868 gene encoding moesin/ezrin/radixin homolog 1 isoform X3: MNQDVKKENPLQFKFRAKFYPEDVAEELIQDITLRLFYLQVKNAILSDEIYCPSETSVLLASYAVQARHSDYNKSTHTPGFLANDRLLPQRVMDQHKMSKEEWETSISSWWQEHRGMLREDAMMEYLKIAQDLEMYGVNYFEIRNKKGTELWLGVDALGLNIYEKDDRLTPKIGFPWSEIRNISFNDKKFIIKPIDKKAPDFVFFAPRVRINKRILALCMGNHELYMRRRKPDTIDVQQMKAQAREEKIAKQQQREKLQLEIAARERAEKKQQEYEDRMRAMQEEINRNQANLAEAQEMIRRLEEQLRQLQAAKEELEARQGELQAMMERLEESKNMEAAERQKLEDEIRAKQEEVKRIQDEVEQKDSETRRLQEEVEEARRKQDEVQAALLAATVTPQHHHLEENDHDDNDDMVNGDGDVSRDLATDEHIIDPIEDRRTLAERNERLHDQLKALKQDLAQSRDETKETAMDKIHRENVRQGRDKYKTLREIRKGNTKRRVDQFENM, translated from the exons ATGAACCAAGATGTTAAGAAAGAAAATCCACTTCAATTCAAATTCCGTGCCAAATTTTATCCTGAGGATGTTGCTGAAGAACTAATTCAAGATATTACGttgagattattttatttacaagtaaaaaatgcaattttatcaGATGAAATCTATTGTCCGTCAGAAACATCTGTTCTTCTAGCATCATATGCAGTTCAAGCACGTCACAGTGACTATAATAAATCTACGCACACACCAGGATTTCTCGCAAATGATCGATTACTTCCTCAAAG agtTATGGATCAgcataaaatgtcaaaagaaGAATGGGAAACAAGTATTTCATCGTGGTGGCAAGAACATCGAGGTATGCTTCGAGAAGACGCAAtgatggaatatttaaaaattgctcAAGATTTGGAAATGTACggtgtaaattattttgaaattcgtaACAAAAAGGGAACTGAATTATGGTTAGGAGTTGATGCACTTGGattaaatatttacgaaaaagatGATAGATTGACTCCAAAAATTGGTTTCCCATGGTCTGAAATTAGAAACATATCattcaatgataaaaaattcattatcaagcCGATTGATAAGAAAGCACcagattttgtattttttgctcCACGAGTTCGAATCAATAAACGTATTTTGGCATTATGTATGGGTAATCATGAATTATACATGCGTCGTAGAAAACCTGATACAATTGACGTACAACAAATGAAAGCTCAAGCTCGTGAAGAGAAAATTGCTAAGCAACAACAAcg tgaaaaattacaattagaaATTGCAGCCAGAGAACGTGCTGAAAAGAAGCAACAAGAATACGAAGATCGTATGAGGGCAATGCAAGAGGAAATTAATCGCAACCAAGCAAATCTTGCAGAAGCTCAAGAAATGATTAGACGATTAGAAGAACAACTTCGTCAATTACAAGCGGCTAAAGAAGAATTAGAGGCACGACAAGGTGAATTACAAGCAATGATGGAAAGATTAGAAGAAAGTAAAAACATGGAAGCTGCTGAACGGCAGAAATTAGAAGATGAAATTCGTGCTAAACAGGAAGAAGTAAAACGTATACAAGATGAAGTTGAACAAAAAGATTCCGAAACTCGTCGACTACAAGAGGAAGTTGAAGAGGCAAGACGTAAACAAGATGAGGTACAAGCGGCTCTATTGGCTGCAACAGTAACCCCACAACATCATCATTTGGAAGAAAATGACCACGATGATAATGATGATATGGTTAATGGTGATGGTGATGTTAGCAGAGATTTAGCTACGGATGAACATATTATTGATCCAATTGAAGATCGACGAACATTAGCTGAACGTAATGAACGTCTTCATGATCAACTTAAA GCATTGAAACAAGATTTGGCACAATCAAGAGATGAAACAAAGGAAACTGCAATGGATAAAATACATCGTGAAAATGTACGCCAAGGCagagataaatataaaacattacgTGAAATTCGAAAAGGTAATACTAAACGTCGTGTGGATCAATTTGAGAACATGTAA
- the LOC123305152 gene encoding palmitoyltransferase ZDHHC6-like, with translation MCFSLLQRICHWGPLLALTIIKCVTGMAVHCSSMWWPPEHSTGGLINFCTFMTLAGLTLYNFMSAIFHGPGFLPLKWKPENEKDCVNLQFCNICQGYKAPRSHHCRKCGRCVLKMDHHCPWINGCVGWGNHAHFTAFLFFAVLGCFHASIILGCSLYRGINRVWYIYYGTGREPVVHLTLYTLVACVFSLGLSIGVVLAVGMLLFFQVRAIIRNRTGIEDWILEKANHRRSHTSEKFIFPYDLGVKRNIWEVINLTCQPVGNGIYWEVNDQSDQFTLTREQIEQKNEKRLRTKIYKITSPISGSWFPISQGWRVCLQPPYSDEPRLKLDPGDIVFVTRWRRHWIFGEKAQTADENNKSGRYRGWFPRRCAVEISEGEPSNNKRNYIGKKDD, from the exons atgtGCTTTAGTCTTTTACAAAGAATTTGTCATTGGGGACCATTACTTGCTCTAA caataataaaatgtgtTACTGGGATGGCAGTTCATTGTAGTAGCATGTGGTGGCCCCCAGAACATTCAACTGGTggtcttataaatttttgtacatttatgaCATTAGCCGGGCTTACATTGTACAATTTTATGTCTGCTATATTTCATGGGCCTGGatttttaccattaaaatgGAAACCt gaaaatgaaaaagattgtgttaatttacaattttgtaatatttgtcaAGGATATAAAGCTCCTAGATCACACCATTGTCGTAAAT GTGGGAGATGTGTGCTAAAAATGGATCATCATTGTCCATGGATTAATGGATGTGTAGGTTGGGGAAATCATGCACATTTCacagcatttttattttttgctgttTTGGGCTGTTTTCATGCATCCATAATTTTAGGCTGTTCATTATACCGTGGCATAAATCGTGTTTGGTACATTTATTATGGTACTGGAAGAGAACCAGTTGTACACCTTACATTGTATACGTTAGTTGCCTGTGTATTTTCATTAGGGTTATCCATTGGTGTAGTTTTAGCTGTTGGGATGCTTTTATTTTTCCag GTTCGTGCTATTATACGGAATCGCACAGGAATTGAAGACTGGATACTTGAAAAAGCCAATCATAGGCGTTCGCATACttccgaaaaatttattttcccatATGATCTCGGTGTAAAACGTAATATTTGGgaagtaattaatttaacttgtCAACCTGTTGGTAATGGAATTTACTGGGAAGTTAATGATCAATCTGATCAATTCACATTAACT agaGAGCAAATCgaacaaaagaatgaaaaaagaCTTAggactaaaatatataaaattactagTCCTATATCAGGTTCCTGGTTTCCAATTTCACAAGGTTGGCGAGTATGTTTGCAACCTCCATATTCAGATGAGCCTCGATTAAAACTGGACCCCGGAgatattgtttttgttacaaGATGGAGACG GCATTGGATATTTGGTGAAAAAGCACAAACAGCCGACGAAAACAATAAAAGTGGAAGATATCGGGGATGGTTCCCACGTCGATGTGCTGTGGAAATTAGTGAAGGGGAACCATCAAATAATAAACGAAACTATATAGGAAAAAAAGATGACTAA